The Globicephala melas chromosome X, mGloMel1.2, whole genome shotgun sequence genome contains the following window.
CACCTCCCAATCTCAGACAACTAATTACCGGTTTAGAAGATATTGGCTGATGCCAAACATTTCTTCTCTGctctttctgttcctttccttctgctcagaGACTCCTGTTCTTCCTTAATCCTTCTCTAAACTGTTGCTAATATTTGAGAAGTTTGTTTGCTGCAGGCTTGCTATACACAGTTGTGAAAtttgaacaaaatgtggtaacaTGCACATtacttacttgattttttttggctgcgttgggtcttcattgctgcgcacaggcttcctctagttgcggtgagcaggggctactcttcattgcggagcgtgggcttctcatcgcggtggcttctcttgttgcagagcacaggctccaggcgcgcgggcttcagtagttgtggctcacgggcttagttgctccacggcatgtgggatcttcctggaccagggattgaacccgtgtcccctgcattggcaggcagattcttaaccactgcgccaccagggaagtccccaccttaCTTATTATTGTGATATGCTCTGCTCTGGGCAACACCAAATAAAGGATATTACCACTCAGATCATATCTACATCAGCCAAATATTTTCCCAATACTGATACCAGAGTGTGTTATGTTGAAGATAAAAATAGCAGCTTGTGTGCTGCAGAAGACAGGAGATTAACTTCCTTCTATACACAGCAATCTACCTCTTGGATCTGGGCATCAGAGTCtatcctgttttttaaaatgctggttgTGACCCATTAAATTGAGTTGATGACCACTAATGGTCACAATCCATTTGAACACTCCTGCACTCAGTGGTGCTTTCTGCAACATTTCTAATAGTTTGTATTACCTAGAGACACAGAAGAAGCACTATGGCCTTGAAGAACTGACAGCTCAGCACACCCTGAATCCATGTGGTCTTTGAAAACACACCCCTTCAAATACAGAGAGAGGACATTAAGATTAGGAATTGCCAGGATGTTGACAAAGGCAGTCATTGTTACATGTGTGTGGAGGTCGGCTTGAGCATGTTATGTAGCAGACACACAGCCTCTACTCTGGCATTCAGGCTTGGGGGCTTACAGTTGGCCACCTCCCATCCTGAGAAATCGCTCAGCCCCCCTTCCCAGCTACTGGCTGCCTCCTTTCCTCTTGGCCCGTTAGTCAGCCCCAAAGTGTGTGGCCCATAATAATTCCCACACCTAATGGGATCATCCAAGCTGGAGACTCCCCGCCCCACTAACAGCATCTCTGTGTCTTTTGGACACTCTTCCCACAAAACAGGAAAGAGGATTTTGTGGCCTCCTCGGGAGAGTCACAATGCATGTCTGCATATGAAAGACTCTTGAAAAGTCCTGCAGAAGAGAaacctttttaatctttttttgtttttaaccgtagtatttttagaaatgtatttatcCACAGACAATgccccctcctctttttttccctaccCTGCCCTAAAGTTCCTTTGCGGCTAAGGCCACCCCTGGGAACAACTGTGGAGTAAATGATTCTTTGTTTTAAACACCCCCTAACACATCTCAGACCGCACGAATCACTGCCACCACCTTAGGTCTAAGTCCCTTTCCCATCACCCTTCTCTCCTGTCCTACCCATCTTCCTGGACCCTAGTGTCCCCaggctcctgggggagggggaggagggttgTAGTAGAAAACAAAGGGattggacttttttttaatttatttttgcctgcattgggtctttgttgcagcatgcgggctttctctagttgcagcgagcgggggctactcttagttgcggtgcgtgggcttctcattgcggtgggtggcttctctggttgccgagcacgggctctaggcacacgggcttcagtagttgtggcacgcgggctcagcagttgtggctcacgggctctagagcacaggctcagtagttgtggcacacaggcttagttgctccacagcatgtgggatcttcctggaccagggctcgaacccatgtcccctgcattggcaggcagattcataaccactgcaccaccagggaagctccagggaTTGGGCTTAATGGTTGCCCCACCAGGAGAATTGGCACGGTTTTTAGTACTTAGCCAATGGATTAACTCTAATTCAGGCATGCAGGCCCAGTTTCCTGGAAGATGGGGGGAAGGGATGGGAGTGGAGCCCTGTAGCCCTAGAAACTTCCAATTCCTAGTCTTCTCACCAGAAGGCACATGttccttcttgcttcttttccaattatgCCCATGTGACAGGAGCAGAAATCCATAATCTCCCCCCTCCCACACATGGCATTTCCCAGGGTCCTCCTCTTCCCAGGGCCATCTCTGGAGGCAAACTGTTCCTTCCACCCTCCGCTGTAATTTtcacccccgcccccatcctgttcccctctccccacaccaaCCACCATCAAGCCCAGTTAACTAAACTCCCTTGCCTGGCAAGGCAATCTGGGCCACCCCAGGGTGGCACAGTCAGTCCATCTGGAGGACAAACACCACGTGCTGGGCCATGCTGAGCAGAAGACCAGAGCCCAGGAGAAACGGTGTCTTGTGGCCCGAGCTGCCCACCCCCCGGGAGAGAAGGCTGTCAGACAGCGAGGCGTTGACCGGCCCCTCAGTGGTATTGGCCGCCTCCGCCATCGGGGCCCTCGGGGCCAGCAGCTTGGAGAGGAGGCTGCTGAACCTGCTCACTGTGGTGGCTGCTGGCTCTGGAGACGGACCTGGACTGGACGCGGTGAAGTTCAGCTCCTCAGGGTCCACACAGAGGCCGTCGGCGGAACGCCCAAAGGCCACCTGGCGGAGGTCCAGGCCGGCCACGGAGCCCGGGGAGGCGCACGGCACGTCGGCGGCGCGCCCAAAGCTCTCCATCCAGTCCCGCAGCCACTCCAGGCGACAGTCGCAGCGCCATGGGTTGCGGAAGAGGAAGAGGCGGCCCAGGAAGAAGCCGGGCTGGAAGGCTGCCCAGGCGAGCACGGTGAGATGGTTGCCGTTGAGATGCAGGGCCAGGAGGCCCGAGAGGTTCTGGAAGGCGCCCTCTTCCACGAAGGCGATGCGGTTGCGGTCCAAGTAGAGCAGCTCGAGCTCAGCCAGCTCGGCGAACCAGGCGTGCGCCACGCGGCCCAGCGCGTTGCCGCCCAGGTTGAGCGTGCGCAGGCGGCGGAGGCCGAGGAAGGCGTCGGCCGGCAGCGCGGCCAGCAGGTTGTCGTTGAGCAGCAGATGCTCCAGGGCGCTGCAGTCGCGGAAGGCGCCGCCGTGCACGGCGCGGACGCGGTTGGCCTGCAGGCTGAGCGACCGCAGGCGGCGCAGACCCAGCAGCGAGCTGGAGGCCACGGCCTCGATGCGGCTGCGCTCCAGGTACGCATGCGTCAAGTTGGCTAGGCCGCGCAGAGCGCCGGGCACGCGGCGGAACAGGTTGTCGAAGGCGGCGAGCTCGCGCAGGGCGGGCAGCTCGGCCAGGAGGCGCTCGGGCACGCTGAAGAGGCGGCAGGCGGCCAGGTCAAGGCGCCGCAGGCGGCCGAGTGCGGCGAAGGTGCGCGCATGCAGGTAGCGCAGATCGCCGTTGTGCGCCAGGCGCAGCTCGGCCAGACGCGGCAGGCCCTTGAAGGCGCCAGGCGTGATGAAGGACAGGTTGTTGTGGCGCAGCGACAGGCGGCGCAGCGACGGCAGCGTGCCAAAGGCCCGCTCGCCCAGGAAGCGCAGGCCATTGCGGTCCAGGTCGATGGAGGCCGCCTCGCACGGGAACTCGGCCGGCACCCGCAAGAGGCCCGCGCGGTCGCAGCGCACCGAGCAGCCGCGCTCCACGCTGCTGCAGACGCAGGCGGCCGGGCAGGCGCTCGCGCAGGCGTCCTCGGCGGCCCGGGCGCTGGGCAGGCCGAGGACCACCGCTGGCGGGGGCGGGGacgggggagaggggagggaggagaaaagacaaaaaaggaacAACTGTCAGCCACAGGATCGCCCCAGGTCCAATCCTACCCGTAAGCGTGGCAGGATGCGGCCATCCACCAAGTTCTCAAACGTCCCGCAGAGCCCTGTCCTCCAAAGGGCCTCGTTCCGCCTCCCAGACCTTACTCAGGTTTCCCCACCCATCACGCCCTTCGCCTTTGCTCTCAAGTTCTGTTCATCAGCAAAACTCAGCTGGAATCCAGGCACCTGACCCAATCCTAAATCCCGCTTCCCACCACCTGTATCATGGCTTGTGCTCTCCTAGACCGCGACCTAGAGGGCCTGTTGTCTGCATGCATAGAGGGACCTGGAGGGCATCACTGTGGCCTACGCTCTAGCCTTGTGCTGCCTAGTACCTAGCCCCCATGCACATGGGActgttgagcatttgaaatgtgagtAGCCTGAACTGAGGTGTGCTCgcagtgtaaaatacacaccagatccCAAGGACTTAGTACCAAAAAAAGGTAAACTATctcatcaataatttttatattgcttacatgttgaaacgatattttagatatattgggttagcgaaaatattaaaatcaacgTCGATAgtttcttttcaccttttttattGGGCTGCTTAGAGAATTTAAACAtgtgtggcttgcattatatttctattggtgCTGCTCTATTCCCTCCCACCGTAAGAATTCAatttttgagggcttccctggtggtgcagtggttaagaatccacctgccaatgcaagagacacgggtacgagccctggtccgggaagatcccacatgctgtgcagcaactaagcctgtgcgccacaactactgagcctgtgtgccacaactgctgaagcctgcgcaccctagaccccgtggtctgcaacaagagaagccaccgcaatgagaagcctgcgcatcgcaacaaagagtagccccggctcatcacaactagagaaagcccgcgcgcagcaacgaaggcccagcacagccaaaaataaattaattaaataaattttttaaaaaaataataattcaattttTGAAAACCCCCACTGAGCAAATTAAGCCTCATTAAGAAGGGAGAATTAGGAAACAGGTTGGGAATGAAAGTAAAGcctatcaatctttttttttctttaacagtcaCTATAATTAAGCCATAAGGACAGCATACTAAATAAACTATCGATGACCTTCTTACACATCTCAGAAATTACTTGTGGACACTGTGTGGTTAATTCCATTCACCAGTCTTCACTCTCTAGAGCCTTTTTTCCATCCTCAGGGGAAGGACTGGTgcttataaattaattttgttctcAGCATTTGAATGGAGGATCAGATAAAGCCTTCCAAAGCCCTCCAGGTGGCTTGCCACCTGCAGGAAAGCAGAATGGCATGGCCTGCTTCTGTATGGTAGCCAGAAGTCCCAAGCCCCATCTTCAGTTCCATTGGAAAAGGCAGGATGGAAGAGGtacaagttttattttctggCCAGGAGCAGCTGGCAGGTGGAATGTGCTCCATCTGAAATTCCTGCAGAGGAGCAAAGGTACCCAGATGTAAAACCTGACCACTGCTATTTATAATTTCTACCTGTCCTCGACAGTACTCCCAAATTCCGGCAAACACCCTGGCTACCGTGCAGTCCCTCCCACTGTGTACACGTTATGCTGCCTTGCCTATCCAAGCCCTGGTGGGAACCTGAAGGTGTGGCCACACAAGGAGTGTGTATCAATAGACGTGCTCGCTGCTGCCTCTGTAGGTTTGCTCAGCTTCCAATGTCTTTTCAGTACATCTGTTATGGAC
Protein-coding sequences here:
- the NYX gene encoding nyctalopin, with the translated sequence MDGLGEPKGTLEEERYQAEPQDAAAPFTATPSTGSKNLAGSLVASHLEGFGRLYLILHAVVLGLPSARAAEDACASACPAACVCSSVERGCSVRCDRAGLLRVPAEFPCEAASIDLDRNGLRFLGERAFGTLPSLRRLSLRHNNLSFITPGAFKGLPRLAELRLAHNGDLRYLHARTFAALGRLRRLDLAACRLFSVPERLLAELPALRELAAFDNLFRRVPGALRGLANLTHAYLERSRIEAVASSSLLGLRRLRSLSLQANRVRAVHGGAFRDCSALEHLLLNDNLLAALPADAFLGLRRLRTLNLGGNALGRVAHAWFAELAELELLYLDRNRIAFVEEGAFQNLSGLLALHLNGNHLTVLAWAAFQPGFFLGRLFLFRNPWRCDCRLEWLRDWMESFGRAADVPCASPGSVAGLDLRQVAFGRSADGLCVDPEELNFTASSPGPSPEPAATTVSRFSSLLSKLLAPRAPMAEAANTTEGPVNASLSDSLLSRGVGSSGHKTPFLLGSGLLLSMAQHVVFVLQMD